The DNA region CTCGCAGCAACTTTGGCATCGAAGTGGTGGATGATTGGTTGTTTGCGGTCGGTGGCTTTAATGGTTTTATGACGACTTTCAACGCCGAGTATTACGATGAAAAAGCTAACGAGTGGCACGACGTTCAAGACATGGGCATCAACCGTAGCGCTCTGAGCTGCTGCGTGGTGCCAGGCCTACCCAACATCAGGGAGTACGTCGCCAGATGAGACTGCTATGAGCACAACTCTCCAACGGACGTCAGCTTCACTTCTGCCACCAGGAGCCTGTCTGTATAAACAGCTACACTTTGCTAATAAAGTCCTCTCAACATCAAGTGAATGTATACACTTATTCTAAAATCAAAACAATTGATACAGGCCAAAAGAATAATTAGTATTTCAAACTTTCATTCAATGGCACCACAGAACACACATATCGGCCACAGCCTACACAGCAACTTCAAAAATAAAGGGTACAACAGAATGCTAGAGAAATAAAAGGTTTATTTTCATTAATTCACTTCTTACAATAAACTTTAGTACAGTGTATTTAAGGTAAAGAACACAACAGTAGGACTTGTATGAAACAGCCGATACACACGTACTACTTTACCTTACTGGAAGTAAGTAGGGGAGTGCTGCTTCTCCAAGCAATCTGGTGAAGTCTACATTAATCTCAACAGGAGAGCACAGCTGCCGTGATCCACAGTGCCACGGACCTATGAGGAGTATCTGACTATTAATGGTCTTCAAAGGTCTCGTTAGTTCCACACTTTACATTCATATTAGTAATAGGATTAGATCCTCAGGAGCACCTGTTTGATCAGACCTCTGCTCAGGACCGCCAGATTAGAGATAGGATTTACACCCGAACATCACGTGGACATAGCTGAAAATAAATCCAAGCCATAAACCACTTCTTTTAAGCTTGCCTTTCTAAGCCCATTGAATGTTACAACATACAGTATTACAAGTTGTGTTCAAAATAACCTAAAAAGTTGCAATTCTTTGTGACTCGGTTTGTTGGCAGCGATCAGTCTATTCCACGACACACAGGTTGAGCCAACAGTTCTGATTTTAGCATTTACTGTAATGGAGAAAAATGATGTTGAAATAGTATAGCAGAACGCTTGGCGTAGTTATTCATAATGCATGCTAAAAAGTTGGCGTGCTTTCTTCACTTCTGGAGTGGTATCCTACTATGTGCAAGAGAAAGCCTTATTGTTAAAAATACCCATGAACCCAGCATACTAAGAGAGTATTCAGGTAGTTATAAAATATGAGGTACACATATGGCACCTAGGAATGACTACAATGACAGCCGAGTGCTAGGCAGGATGTGTCCTGCTCCACTAATACTCTGAGCAGAAAGACAGGACACGAAACATGCATTTTGTGGCATGTCTTCAGGACACATCTAGAGGTACGATTGTCATAAGCAGGAGGAAAAAGTCCACCTGATGTTCTTTTACATTAGGCAGGCCAGAAGTCAGCCTTCTATCACTTCACTGAATACACACTAGGATCTCACTGACATTTAACCAACCACTATAAACACACCGAAAGAATTCCCAGGCTCTTGTTTACAGGATCATTTTATAAACCCCAGCAAGCTACAGCAGTCAAGGGCCACAAGGAATGTGTTATGCAGTTCACAGGTTAGTGGGCTGAATTCCAGCTGGAGTCAATAACGCAATTCTTCCAAACACCTACATGTGACACAATGGAGAGTTAGACTTGTCAGTTAAAAGCCGGGTGCGATGCAATTGGTCCACTTAAAGTCaaggctaaaaaaaccccaactactTAAAAATTCCCTAGAATTGGCATAGCAAAAGTTAGAGCAAACCAGTGCTGTTCACAGTGCCCGTCGCTCACCATGCAAAGAGAACACACGGAGACAGAGTgcatcacacacagaatcacggCTGGCAGTCACCAGTTACGCTGCCCAGACACGACGCTGTTCTGATGTTGTCTCTGAGTGGAATGTCTTTAGTAAACTACACAGCTTGTACGTCAGCCAGAAGTTCTCGTGGTAAGTGCAATATCAATTCTgcttagaaaaagaaatactgcaaGAAGTTTTTCTTGCATCTTTGTTGCATGCTGCCACACGTTAAACTACTTAGTTCATATTCCAGCTGAAATAATAATCTTGGTATTTCTCCCTACAAATTGTCCAGATTTGTTGACAGAGCTGTAGTGGTCGGACATACTACCATTCTTCAACCGCTTGCTAAAAATCCCTATAGCAAAGTCAGCGGGATGGAGTACGTAAAATCTCCTCACTCTTTTATGTGCAAAGTCTGGTGAAGTATCTTAAAATCAGCTCCCACAAATTTCAGTTAAATCAACGGATTTAGTCCTAAAGCTGTGAGGCATTTCCACGCCTCTATTCATAAACCCTGCCGGGGGGCAGGAATTCTTCAACTACTCCAGCCAAATCTGCAAGAGCTCATGGGCCAAACTCCGCTGACGAACCCCTTGCTCCCAGGCCTGCAGGAGCTGAGTCGGTAACTGTCACTCCTCAGCACCAGCCTCACACCTGGACAAGCTCACCTCTTTCCTCTCTTGCGTGGGGCCTGCATCGTGCAACTTCACCTGCCCTTGCCTAACAACCCAACAGGCAAATAAAATACAGCACGGTTACCACAGAGGAGTAAATTGAGACTGAACTGCTcagattttaaagttttgttttttctgaacaAGGCTAGttattttattacaaaaagaCATGTTATTGATATCAAAAGTGGCAAGTGAACTGCAAAGTGGAGCATTAAGGGATGCACACATCAGAGAAACCTTCACACATTGTGTGGTTGAAAGACTTACCCAGTGTTTCAGATATGATCTAGGTTGCCTGCTGAATTGGAAAATGAGAAGTATCAGCTCAGAAAGCTAAAcaattcaaaaacaaaacaaaacaaaaaacccaaactgtttaGAAGTTCTTTTGCAATGAAGTTGCCCACATCAAAACCACCAGCAAATCCTCGTATGAGCCAAAGACAGTGAACAGATTCTCCAATGATGTTTGTCCACACGGATTTTGGAACACCCTGGTTActcccccctttcccttccctaaGATCCTGAGTTAGGTCGCACGGGAAAACCTGGAACATTCAAATGAAGGGAAGGACGGGGAAGAAAAGGAGGTAGGAAGGATGCACTGAATCCCTAAGCCATCCTGGAGCTCTGTGGATCAGGGAGGACTGTTCGGTGGGACAACCAAGTGAGAGGCAGGGATACTCTACAGCGAATATTCCATGTTCTGTTCCTCGGGAGTACAGCAGTAAGCACACCAGAGCCAGCCAGGGCACTGCTTTACGTAAACCCACCTCAAAAACACCAAACGGTGTTTAAATCAGCTTAAATCTTACCGCCACAGTAAGTGGGGAAATTCAAATATTTAGACTGCAAAGACTCAACTGTCTCCCTTCAGGAGGAACACCAAGTGCTGACGTGCTACGGAGCACTGCAGCACAGCGACCAGAAGCTTCTAAGGAAAGCACACTGAAGGCAAAGGGGACTGATTGTCAAAGTCAGGCTGGAAACAGGCTCACAGGGCTTCTTCTGATCACTTTTTCACTAGAACCAAAATGCATGCAACAGTTGAGAGAGGATCTACAGGTAGCTCAGGTTTCAATCTGTTACTGTGGAATAATCTCATTTTTACTAATCCACGTTGGCTACTCCATGTTGGTGGGTGGATACTTTTCTGGTTTCCACTCCTTTTATCAGGCTGATTGCTACCCAAGTTTCTGCCGAAGCTGTCAAAAACAAACTCAAAGCATCCCCAGATATACCCGAAAAAAATCCACTGCCTCAAGTTCTCTGTCTTAGCACATGTCTCACCTTCTACCAGTCATCCCTTCAGAAACAAACTCTGCAGCCTCTCTACAACATACAGatacaaaatatttaatacaCATAGAAACATCCTGAAGTAATTTTATACAGAAAGATTGTGCTTTTGTTTTCATACACAGGTATAACTATTGCACTTGCCTCCAACTTGGGAATGCTAAGTACACTAACACCAATTCTATGTGAAGTTTAGTCACTGAGGAGAGAATCAAAGGAATGTCAATATGGAAGTGCAAATAAAACGGGTGCTTTCAAGCACACACAAATGTAACCACTAAATACTTAAGACCGAGATATCTGACTTTCAAAATAGAACTGTTGGAGACTAACTCTACAGAAATCCTTGAAAACAAAGATCTGAAGAGAGAAATAACAGACTGCGTGTTCCCAGAGATACTTCACAGCTCATTACAGGCTACAGTTTTACCCTGGGCACCATTAAGTAATATTGTTGGATTCACATGGTTTCTCAATTCCCATTCGTCCTCAATTTCTGAGCTTCTTAATTTTCAATACATAAAAGATGCTCTTTTTATGCACCAAATCCAATCAACAGCCTCGTGTCTTATAAACACGTACCAAGCCTAACAAAATGGTTTAACACAGCATTTCCTAGATTCCCCAGGGAGTGATATTCCAGAAACTAGCACTCAATCTGCGAGCGTGGCATTCTCCGTAAGCTTAGGGAGTGTCGGTGTATTTCCTGCATCTGCCTTTCCTGCATCTGCCGCCTTCTATCTTTTTGCCACATCAGATTTTGCGGCATAGGGTATCTCTGTGTTCCCTGGAGGCACCTGAAGGGAATTCTCACATGGCAGGCCGTTGCCCTACAGCGAGGCTGAGGCATGGGAGGCAAAAGCATCCAGCGCTTTCTCTCAGCACAGTAACGATAGGCCTCCTTCCTGTACTGCTTGTCAATATCGTCGCTGTTCTTCCACCCCCCGATGATGAAAACATCATCTTTATAGTAACAAATAGCTGCTCCTTCAATGCTAAGAACCTCTGGGGGTAAGCTTTCAAGTATTTCATCTGAGGCTCTGCCAGAGATCTTTATCTTGGCTTCCTCATTATCTATGGGGTAACTCTTGGGGCAGCACGATGCTGTATGGTAGAAGTTTGTATTAGCAACAGACATCTGAAAAGAGCAATAATTATCAATGAGTGGCAGAGACTCCACATCCTGCCACTGCCTTGTTTCAGCATCGTATCTGATAATAACCGCCCTCAATCCATCTTCACTATCACTGTCAACTGGGGTACGAGCAGCCACATAAACAAACCGGTCTTCTACAGAAACAGCTTTGACATCACGAAGGATCTTTGGTGCTGACTCCAGGTTAAGCCATTTGTTTTGCTCGGGATTATAAATGGCCACATCTTTAAAGCCAGGACTGAAATTGCCATGTCCACCAATACTGTACAAGTTTCCCTTAACCTCAGTAAGGCCAAAAGAATGCTTTCTGGTTATTAGATTTGAGACTTGCTcccaaatatttctgtttggatTGTACCTTTCTACAGTCTTGGCAAACCCTGGTTCCATGGAGCCAGCCACATAAACGTAAGATTCCGTCACAGCAACAGCATGCCCATCAAGATGATTATGTATGTGCGGTAAGTTTACCCACCTATCTTCATCGATGAAATACCCTACGCACTCACTCAAGTAATCTCCTCCCTCCGACACGCCACCTATCACCATAATGACGTCCATGTTTTGTCCAAAGCGCGGCAATAACGCCACGGGACAAGTGGAATGTTGCAGATTACCGGACTGCAAGTTCTCAGACCGCAAGGCATGACTCTCCACGGCTTCCGACACCAATTTAACACAGGCTTCATTGCTTGATACCAGCCTCTCAGATTTGACGTGACGAGTAAGGTAAGTGGGTTTCATCTGAGACAATCTAAGCAGTTTAAACAGATCTTCAAAGTACCTTTCTCTTTCCTCAGGATTCTTCTGAACCCACTTCAAAACAGTCTCAAAGAGGATTTCTTCAGAGTCCACTGTGATCTCCGAGTCTGAGAGCCAGTCTCTGATGAGGTGAAACGGCAAAGTGTAGAACTCCTCATCCTGGATAACCTTGTGGAAGTTTCTCCTGATCATATCCTGCGCTTTGAGGGCCAGCTGATTCAGGGAATACATGTGGGCTAAGCTGTGAACCGCAACGCAGTTGGAGAGGTTGAGTTTCTTCTTCAGAAACTCGCCACAGAACTCTTTTAACCGGGTCAGGAGAAACCTGCAGAGCAAAGGAACACGGGTGACGCCGcggcccgctgcccgccggcccgctgcccgccgctggGCCCCGCTCACCTGTCGGCCATCTCCAGCACCTCGTGGACGTTGCCGGGGCTAACGCGGATGGTGCCGGTGTACATGAAGCCGACCACGGCCTCCACCGTCTCGGGGTCGGGGCCGCCCTCCGAGCTCCACTTCTGCAGCTCCACGCGGCCCGAGCGCGACTCCGCGAAGTCCCCCGAGAGCAGCGGCGTGAAGTACTCGGTGGCGGCGGCCAGGACGGAGCGGTGCGCCCGGTACTCGCGGgccgccccgggccgcccgccgccgaaCGCCAACGTGATGTCGCAGTAGAGGCCGTGGCGGCGCTGCTCGTTCTGCCGCCAGGCCAGGTCGGAGCAGTGCGCCGGGCAC from Opisthocomus hoazin isolate bOpiHoa1 chromosome 26, bOpiHoa1.hap1, whole genome shotgun sequence includes:
- the KLHL11 gene encoding kelch-like protein 11, which gives rise to MSDKMAAAAASPQPQPGPGPPAAEAEGGGPRGGGADGEAEAEEFGCPAHCSDLAWRQNEQRRHGLYCDITLAFGGGRPGAAREYRAHRSVLAAATEYFTPLLSGDFAESRSGRVELQKWSSEGGPDPETVEAVVGFMYTGTIRVSPGNVHEVLEMADRFLLTRLKEFCGEFLKKKLNLSNCVAVHSLAHMYSLNQLALKAQDMIRRNFHKVIQDEEFYTLPFHLIRDWLSDSEITVDSEEILFETVLKWVQKNPEERERYFEDLFKLLRLSQMKPTYLTRHVKSERLVSSNEACVKLVSEAVESHALRSENLQSGNLQHSTCPVALLPRFGQNMDVIMVIGGVSEGGDYLSECVGYFIDEDRWVNLPHIHNHLDGHAVAVTESYVYVAGSMEPGFAKTVERYNPNRNIWEQVSNLITRKHSFGLTEVKGNLYSIGGHGNFSPGFKDVAIYNPEQNKWLNLESAPKILRDVKAVSVEDRFVYVAARTPVDSDSEDGLRAVIIRYDAETRQWQDVESLPLIDNYCSFQMSVANTNFYHTASCCPKSYPIDNEEAKIKISGRASDEILESLPPEVLSIEGAAICYYKDDVFIIGGWKNSDDIDKQYRKEAYRYCAERKRWMLLPPMPQPRCRATACHVRIPFRCLQGTQRYPMPQNLMWQKDRRRQMQERQMQEIHRHSLSLRRMPRSQIEC